The following coding sequences lie in one Saccharopolyspora hordei genomic window:
- a CDS encoding acyl-CoA dehydrogenase family protein, giving the protein MDFALDETQQDVQDLAAEVLRRESGDGDGTGFDESAWKALEDAGLLSLPVPEQLGGAGLGVLETALVLTEVGRAAADVPALSALAFGVLPVVRHGTPQQQEALLGAGPLTAALNEPSAPMPAEPRTTVDGGTVTGTKTGVLDVDRAHRLLVSASTPDGPRVVLVDPAGPGVTLHRTRASSGDEWAVRFDGAPAEQLGGPDTLADLHACALAGICALGDGAVAGALALTAEHVRTRHQFGKPLAAFQAVAQQIADAYVAARTLHLATLSACWRLGSGLDATEDLDVAAWWLAEEAPPLLRTCHHLHGGLGLDVTYPLHRYSSLVADLARLVGGAHHRLDALAARA; this is encoded by the coding sequence ATGGACTTCGCGCTCGACGAAACGCAGCAGGACGTCCAGGATCTGGCTGCCGAGGTGCTGCGGCGGGAGTCCGGCGATGGCGATGGAACCGGTTTCGACGAGAGCGCGTGGAAGGCGCTGGAGGACGCCGGACTGCTGTCCCTGCCGGTGCCGGAGCAGCTCGGCGGTGCCGGGCTCGGCGTGCTGGAGACCGCGCTCGTGCTCACCGAGGTCGGCCGGGCCGCGGCCGACGTGCCGGCACTGAGCGCGCTCGCCTTCGGCGTCCTGCCGGTCGTCCGGCACGGCACCCCGCAGCAGCAGGAGGCGCTGCTCGGTGCCGGACCGCTCACCGCCGCGCTCAACGAGCCGTCGGCCCCCATGCCCGCCGAGCCGCGGACGACGGTGGACGGGGGGACGGTGACCGGCACCAAGACCGGGGTGCTGGACGTGGACCGCGCCCACCGGCTGCTGGTCTCGGCGAGCACCCCGGACGGTCCGCGCGTCGTGCTGGTCGACCCGGCGGGCCCCGGCGTCACGCTGCACCGGACCCGCGCCTCCTCGGGCGACGAGTGGGCGGTCCGGTTCGACGGTGCCCCCGCCGAGCAGCTCGGCGGACCCGACACCCTGGCCGACCTGCACGCCTGCGCGCTCGCCGGGATCTGCGCGCTCGGGGACGGCGCGGTCGCCGGCGCCCTGGCGCTGACCGCGGAGCACGTGCGCACCCGGCACCAGTTCGGCAAGCCGCTGGCCGCGTTCCAGGCGGTGGCGCAGCAGATCGCCGACGCCTACGTCGCCGCCCGCACCCTGCACCTGGCCACGCTCTCGGCGTGCTGGCGGCTGGGCTCCGGGCTCGACGCGACCGAGGACCTCGACGTCGCCGCGTGGTGGCTGGCCGAGGAGGCCCCGCCGCTGCTGCGCACTTGCCACCACCTGCACGGCGGGCTCGGCCTCGACGTCACCTACCCGCTGCACCGCTACTCGTCGCTGGTCGCCGACCTGGCCCGGCTCGTCGGCGGTGCGCACCACCGCCTGGACGCGCTCGCGGCGCGAGCCTGA
- a CDS encoding class I SAM-dependent methyltransferase, giving the protein MTQGSATERPQHPPIPAELRELAEQATGFMPADEGQALYETALEHLGTGLAVEIGTYCGKSAVYLGAAARRTGGRIVTVDHHRGSEEHQPGWEYHDPALVDPEVGKLDTLGEFRRTIARAGLEDEVTAIVGRSGDVAAFWRSPLALLFIDGGHTDEAASTDYEGWAPWVAPGGVLVIHDVFPNPEDGGQAPYRIYCRALDTGSFDEVRVVGSLRVLQRTSGTPGSLP; this is encoded by the coding sequence GTGACGCAGGGATCGGCCACCGAACGACCGCAGCACCCCCCGATCCCGGCGGAGCTGCGCGAGCTGGCCGAGCAGGCCACCGGCTTCATGCCCGCCGACGAGGGGCAGGCGCTCTACGAGACCGCGCTGGAGCACCTGGGCACCGGGCTGGCGGTGGAGATCGGCACCTACTGCGGCAAGTCCGCGGTCTACCTCGGCGCGGCGGCCCGCCGCACCGGAGGGCGGATCGTCACGGTCGACCACCACCGTGGCTCCGAGGAGCACCAGCCCGGCTGGGAGTACCACGACCCGGCCCTGGTGGACCCGGAGGTCGGCAAGCTGGACACGTTGGGCGAGTTCCGGCGCACCATCGCCCGCGCCGGGCTGGAGGACGAGGTGACCGCGATCGTCGGCCGCTCCGGCGACGTCGCCGCGTTCTGGCGCAGCCCGCTGGCGCTGCTGTTCATCGACGGCGGGCACACCGACGAGGCGGCCAGCACCGACTACGAGGGCTGGGCGCCGTGGGTCGCCCCCGGCGGCGTCCTGGTGATCCACGACGTGTTCCCGAACCCGGAGGACGGCGGCCAGGCCCCGTACCGCATCTACTGCCGGGCTCTGGACACCGGGTCCTTCGACGAGGTCCGGGTCGTCGGCTCCCTCCGCGTCCTCCAGCGCACCTCCGGAACTCCCGGCTCCCTCCCCTGA
- a CDS encoding prenyltransferase: MLGPEVPGAISAEQAVQTGRAIASTQLASGAIPWFTGGHVDPWDHVESAMALSATGLLAEAERAYEWLRTTQRADGSWPLQVRDGRVEDAGADTNFCAYPAVGVWHHVLISGDDGFAERMWPMVRAAIDFVLTAQRDRGEIDWAIGASGVPTGEALLSGCSSIHHSLRCALALAEHLDQPQPGWEVALGQLGHVVRCHPEAFTPKTRYSMDWYYPVLGGALRGEAGRQRLRERWSDFVVDGLGVRCVDDHPWVTGAETCELVLSLEALDEYDRARELLASMQHLREADGSYWTGLVYTDGKRWPVELSTWTAGAVVLAADALSRATPGNGIFRGEKLPTGLPLENPPCCELEHVPGT; the protein is encoded by the coding sequence GTGCTGGGGCCTGAGGTCCCCGGCGCGATCTCGGCTGAGCAGGCGGTGCAGACCGGTCGGGCGATCGCGTCGACGCAGCTGGCCTCCGGCGCGATCCCGTGGTTCACCGGCGGGCACGTGGACCCGTGGGACCACGTCGAGTCGGCGATGGCGCTGTCGGCGACCGGTCTGCTGGCCGAGGCCGAGCGCGCCTACGAGTGGCTGCGCACCACGCAGCGCGCGGACGGGTCGTGGCCGCTGCAGGTGCGCGACGGCCGCGTCGAGGACGCCGGGGCGGACACCAACTTCTGCGCCTACCCCGCGGTCGGCGTGTGGCACCACGTGCTGATCAGCGGTGACGACGGGTTCGCCGAGCGGATGTGGCCGATGGTGCGCGCGGCGATCGACTTCGTGCTCACCGCGCAGCGCGACCGCGGCGAGATCGACTGGGCGATCGGTGCCTCCGGGGTGCCGACCGGCGAGGCCCTGCTGTCCGGCTGCTCCAGCATCCACCACAGCCTGCGGTGCGCGCTGGCGCTGGCCGAGCACCTGGACCAGCCCCAGCCGGGCTGGGAGGTGGCGCTCGGCCAGCTCGGCCACGTCGTGCGGTGCCACCCGGAGGCGTTCACGCCGAAGACCCGGTACTCGATGGACTGGTACTACCCGGTGCTCGGCGGTGCGCTGCGCGGCGAGGCCGGCCGGCAGCGGCTGCGGGAGCGCTGGTCGGACTTCGTGGTCGACGGCCTCGGGGTGCGCTGCGTCGACGACCACCCGTGGGTCACCGGGGCGGAGACCTGCGAGCTGGTGCTGAGCCTGGAGGCCCTCGACGAGTACGACCGCGCGCGGGAGCTGCTGGCGTCCATGCAGCACCTGCGCGAAGCGGACGGCTCCTACTGGACGGGCCTGGTCTACACCGACGGCAAGCGCTGGCCGGTCGAGCTGTCGACCTGGACGGCCGGTGCGGTGGTGCTGGCGGCTGACGCGCTGTCCCGCGCGACGCCGGGCAACGGCATCTTCCGCGGCGAGAAGCTGCCCACCGGGCTCCCGCTGGAGAACCCTCCCTGCTGCGAGCTGGAGCACGTCCCCGGCACCTGA
- a CDS encoding class I SAM-dependent methyltransferase: MDFDRLGVRAGQRVLDLGCGAGRHAFELYRRGADVIAFDQDVAELENVAAMFAAMKAENQVPDGANAQTVSGDALDLPFPDGHFDVVIASEIMEHIPEDEKAMREMVRVVKPGGRVVVTVPRAWPEKICWALSDEYHQVEGGHVRIYSTGELIGKLRDAGLRPVFHHYAHALHSPYWWIKCAVGTDNDDHPLPKLYHKLLVWDLMKGPWVTRTAERLLNPVMGKSIAVYLGKPGAARAGA, translated from the coding sequence GTGGACTTCGACAGGCTCGGCGTGCGGGCGGGCCAGCGGGTGCTGGACCTGGGCTGCGGTGCGGGGCGGCACGCCTTCGAGCTCTACCGCCGCGGCGCCGACGTGATCGCCTTCGACCAGGACGTCGCGGAGCTGGAGAACGTGGCGGCCATGTTCGCCGCGATGAAGGCGGAGAACCAGGTGCCCGACGGCGCCAACGCGCAGACCGTCTCCGGCGACGCGCTCGACCTGCCGTTCCCCGACGGGCACTTCGACGTGGTGATCGCCTCGGAGATCATGGAGCACATCCCCGAGGACGAGAAGGCCATGCGCGAGATGGTCCGCGTGGTCAAGCCCGGCGGCCGCGTGGTGGTCACCGTGCCGCGCGCCTGGCCGGAGAAGATCTGCTGGGCGCTGTCCGACGAGTACCACCAGGTCGAGGGCGGGCACGTGCGCATCTACAGCACCGGCGAGCTGATCGGCAAGCTCCGCGACGCGGGCCTGCGCCCGGTGTTCCACCACTACGCCCACGCGCTGCACTCGCCGTACTGGTGGATCAAGTGCGCGGTGGGCACGGACAACGACGACCACCCGCTGCCCAAGCTCTACCACAAGCTCCTGGTCTGGGACCTGATGAAGGGTCCGTGGGTCACCCGCACCGCGGAACGGCTGCTGAACCCGGTCATGGGCAAGAGCATCGCGGTCTACCTGGGCAAGCCGGGGGCGGCCCGTGCTGGGGCCTGA
- a CDS encoding glycosyltransferase, which translates to MRIALLSYRSKPHCGGQGVYVRHLSRGLAELGHHVEVFSGQPYPELDPGVDLTAVDSLDLYNDADPFRTPHWRELRDAVDLLEVGTMWTAGFPEPLTFSLRAAKLLRARSHEFDVVHDNQCLGYGLLNLQRAGIPLVATVHHPITHDRRVDLAGATGWRRIGVRRWYGFTRMQARVARRIPHLLTVSESSATDIQRDFRVDPHQLRVVPLGVDSEVFRPPTAPRVPGRIVAMASADTPMKGIGTLLEAVAKLRTEREVELVLVAKPTPGGPTEQLIEELAIGDVVRTVSGLSDTALAELLGSAEVASVPSLYEGFSLPTVEAMACATPLVASRAGAIPEVAGPDGECADLVPPGDAEALAAALAGLLDSPERRQRLGEAGRARVLAKYDWKSVAAATVDCYAEAIARTPRARKGATLC; encoded by the coding sequence GTGCGGATCGCGTTGCTGTCCTACCGGAGCAAGCCGCACTGCGGCGGGCAGGGCGTCTACGTCCGGCACCTCAGCCGGGGGCTGGCCGAGCTCGGCCACCACGTCGAGGTGTTCTCCGGCCAGCCCTACCCCGAGCTCGATCCCGGGGTGGACCTGACCGCGGTGGACAGCCTCGACCTCTACAACGACGCTGACCCCTTCCGCACCCCGCACTGGCGCGAGCTGCGGGACGCCGTCGACCTGCTCGAGGTCGGCACCATGTGGACCGCGGGGTTCCCGGAGCCGCTGACGTTCAGCCTGCGCGCGGCCAAGCTGCTGCGCGCCCGCTCCCACGAGTTCGACGTGGTGCACGACAACCAGTGCCTCGGCTACGGGCTGCTCAACCTGCAGCGCGCCGGGATCCCGCTGGTGGCGACCGTCCACCACCCGATCACGCACGACCGCCGGGTGGACCTGGCCGGGGCCACCGGGTGGCGCCGCATCGGGGTGCGCCGCTGGTACGGCTTCACCCGCATGCAGGCCCGGGTGGCACGCCGGATCCCGCACCTGCTGACCGTGTCGGAGTCCTCGGCCACCGACATCCAGCGCGACTTCCGCGTCGACCCGCACCAGCTGCGGGTGGTGCCGCTGGGCGTGGACTCCGAGGTGTTCCGGCCGCCGACCGCGCCGCGCGTCCCGGGCCGGATCGTGGCGATGGCCAGCGCGGACACCCCGATGAAGGGCATCGGCACGCTGCTGGAGGCGGTGGCCAAGCTGCGCACCGAGCGCGAGGTGGAACTGGTTCTGGTCGCCAAGCCCACGCCCGGCGGGCCGACCGAGCAGCTCATCGAAGAACTGGCCATCGGCGACGTCGTCCGCACCGTCAGCGGGCTCAGCGACACGGCGCTCGCCGAGCTGCTGGGCTCGGCCGAGGTCGCCAGCGTGCCCTCGCTGTACGAGGGGTTCTCGCTGCCCACCGTCGAGGCCATGGCCTGCGCGACCCCGCTGGTGGCCAGCCGCGCCGGGGCGATCCCGGAGGTCGCGGGGCCCGACGGCGAGTGCGCCGACCTGGTGCCGCCCGGGGACGCCGAAGCGCTGGCCGCCGCGCTGGCCGGGCTGCTCGACTCGCCGGAGCGGCGGCAGCGGCTCGGCGAGGCCGGCCGGGCGCGGGTGCTGGCGAAGTACGACTGGAAGTCGGTGGCAGCGGCGACGGTCGACTGCTACGCGGAAGCGATCGCGCGCACGCCGCGCGCACGGAAGGGAGCAACGCTTTGCTGA
- the kstR gene encoding cholesterol catabolism transcriptional regulator KstR: MESTSRNVLQALRDDESGSTAQHERRKRIIDATIALATKGGYDAVQMRTVAEKADVALGTLYRYFPSKVHLLVTGLAREFERAQEKLDRTKIPGSTPYERVMFVLNRTTRSLQRNPQLTEAMTRAFMFADTSAAAEVDTVAALVERFFTNAMTDGEPTDEEKAIARVIGDVWLSNLVAWVTRRASASDVSNRLELTVRLLLA, from the coding sequence ATGGAAAGCACCTCGCGCAACGTCCTGCAGGCCCTGCGGGACGACGAGTCCGGTTCCACGGCCCAGCACGAGCGCCGCAAGCGGATCATCGACGCCACCATCGCGCTGGCCACCAAGGGCGGCTACGACGCGGTGCAGATGCGGACGGTGGCGGAGAAGGCCGACGTCGCGCTGGGCACGCTCTACCGCTACTTCCCGTCCAAGGTGCACCTGCTGGTCACCGGCCTGGCCCGGGAGTTCGAGCGGGCGCAGGAGAAGCTGGACCGGACCAAGATCCCGGGCAGCACGCCGTACGAGCGGGTCATGTTCGTGCTCAACCGCACCACCCGCTCGCTGCAGCGCAACCCGCAGCTGACCGAGGCGATGACGCGCGCGTTCATGTTCGCCGACACGTCCGCGGCGGCCGAGGTGGACACGGTGGCGGCGCTGGTCGAGCGGTTCTTCACCAACGCCATGACCGACGGCGAGCCGACCGACGAGGAGAAGGCGATCGCCCGGGTGATCGGTGACGTGTGGCTGTCCAACCTGGTCGCGTGGGTGACCCGTCGCGCCTCGGCCTCGGACGTCTCCAACCGGCTGGAGCTCACCGTCCGCCTGCTGCTGGCCTGA
- a CDS encoding MBL fold metallo-hydrolase, whose protein sequence is MSDGAVESRHAWTEPGVYEVAPGVHRIPLPLPNDGLRAVNVYAIEDGGGLVLIDSGWALDEARQQLESALGQIGYGFEDVRRFLVTHVHRDHYTLAVALRRTFGSRISLGLGEQPSLDLIRAGDKEVEAERLHRWGAQDLLVKLAEAYGSEEPGPRTPYELPDEWLDGKVEVPLQSRTLLAVPTPGHTAGHVVFLDSASSLLFSGDHVLPHITPSIGVEPARPELPLRDYLDSLRLVQSYPDMRLLPAHGPAGGSSHQRIAELLQHHEERLEQTADAVRDGAGTAYEAALKLGWTRRNRALLDMDLFNQVLAVGETNAHLEVLVTRGVLTATTGEDGIREYGLAR, encoded by the coding sequence GTGAGCGACGGTGCGGTGGAGTCGAGGCACGCCTGGACCGAGCCGGGGGTGTACGAAGTCGCACCCGGCGTGCACCGGATCCCGCTGCCGCTGCCCAACGACGGCCTCCGCGCCGTGAACGTCTACGCCATCGAGGACGGCGGCGGCCTGGTGCTCATCGACTCCGGCTGGGCGCTGGACGAGGCCCGCCAGCAGCTCGAGTCCGCGCTGGGCCAGATCGGGTACGGCTTCGAGGACGTCCGGCGCTTCCTGGTCACCCACGTCCACCGCGACCACTACACCCTCGCGGTCGCGCTGCGCCGCACCTTCGGCTCGCGGATCAGCCTCGGCCTCGGCGAACAGCCGTCCCTGGACCTGATCCGCGCCGGCGACAAGGAGGTCGAAGCCGAGCGCCTGCACCGCTGGGGAGCGCAGGACCTGCTGGTCAAGCTCGCCGAGGCCTACGGCTCGGAGGAGCCCGGGCCCCGCACCCCGTACGAGCTGCCCGACGAGTGGCTGGACGGCAAGGTCGAGGTCCCGCTGCAGTCCCGCACGCTGCTCGCGGTGCCGACCCCGGGGCACACCGCCGGGCACGTGGTGTTCCTGGACTCGGCGTCGTCGCTGCTGTTCTCCGGCGACCACGTGCTGCCGCACATCACGCCGTCCATCGGCGTCGAGCCGGCCCGCCCGGAACTCCCGCTGCGCGACTACCTGGACTCGCTGCGCCTGGTGCAGTCCTACCCGGACATGCGGCTGCTGCCCGCGCACGGCCCGGCCGGCGGCAGCTCGCACCAGCGGATCGCCGAACTGCTCCAGCACCACGAGGAACGGCTGGAGCAGACCGCGGACGCCGTCCGCGACGGCGCGGGCACCGCCTACGAAGCGGCCCTCAAGCTCGGCTGGACCCGCCGCAACCGCGCCCTGCTGGACATGGACCTGTTCAACCAGGTCCTCGCGGTCGGCGAGACCAACGCCCACCTGGAGGTCCTGGTCACCCGCGGTGTCCTGACCGCCACCACCGGCGAGGACGGCATCCGCGAGTACGGGCTCGCCCGGTGA
- a CDS encoding SDR family oxidoreductase, producing the protein MCAGRVVIVTGAGRGLGRAHALEFARQGAHVVVNDLGVQLDGSGGDDQPAERVAEEVRALGGKAEVHGADVSDWEQARELVDFAVERFGRLDVLVNNAGVVRDRMFVNLSEAEWDQVISVHLKGHAATLRHAAQHWRDRSKAGERVAARVINTTSGAGLFGSVGQTNYAAAKAGIAALTLNTAAELARYGVTVNAIAPSARTRMTEEVFAEMMARPDDGFDAMAPENVSPLVVWLGSAESGDVTGRVFEVQGGEITVATGWGRGPSRDAGRRWQPEEIGPAVRDLLAEAPTPEPVYGT; encoded by the coding sequence ATCTGCGCAGGCAGGGTCGTCATCGTCACCGGTGCGGGACGCGGGTTGGGACGGGCGCACGCGCTGGAGTTCGCCCGGCAGGGCGCGCACGTCGTGGTCAACGACCTCGGCGTGCAGCTCGATGGCAGCGGCGGCGACGACCAGCCGGCCGAGCGGGTCGCGGAGGAGGTCCGCGCGCTGGGCGGGAAGGCCGAGGTGCACGGCGCCGACGTCTCCGACTGGGAGCAGGCGCGGGAGCTGGTGGACTTCGCGGTCGAGCGCTTCGGTCGGCTGGACGTGCTGGTGAACAACGCCGGGGTGGTCCGGGACCGGATGTTCGTCAACCTGTCCGAAGCCGAGTGGGACCAGGTGATCAGCGTCCACCTCAAGGGCCACGCCGCGACGCTGCGCCACGCCGCCCAGCACTGGCGCGACCGGTCCAAGGCGGGGGAGCGGGTGGCCGCCCGGGTGATCAACACCACGTCCGGGGCCGGTCTGTTCGGCAGCGTCGGGCAGACCAACTACGCCGCGGCGAAGGCGGGGATCGCCGCGCTCACCCTCAACACCGCCGCCGAGCTCGCCCGGTACGGCGTGACCGTGAACGCCATCGCCCCGTCGGCGCGCACCCGGATGACCGAGGAGGTCTTCGCCGAGATGATGGCCCGGCCGGACGACGGTTTCGACGCCATGGCACCGGAGAACGTGTCCCCGCTGGTGGTCTGGCTGGGCAGCGCGGAGTCCGGTGACGTGACGGGCCGGGTGTTCGAGGTCCAGGGCGGGGAGATCACCGTGGCGACCGGGTGGGGCCGCGGGCCGTCCCGTGATGCGGGACGTCGTTGGCAGCCGGAGGAGATCGGGCCGGCGGTCCGCGACCTCCTCGCCGAAGCCCCGACCCCGGAACCGGTGTACGGCACGTGA
- a CDS encoding enoyl-CoA hydratase family protein: MGTHIDRRPHGVVVLTVDHPPVNALPVRGWHELAEALNVTGAEPQTRAVVLQAAGRGFNAGVDIKELAADPGHTKLVEVNRGCYEAFKAVYECPVPVISAVHGFCLGGGIGLVGNSDIILASEDATFGLPEVDRGALGAATHLSRLVPQHTMRAMFYTGRSVTAQQLLHFGSVWQVVPRAELADAAVALAEEIAAKDPLVVRRAKESLNGIDPVDVNRSYRFEQGFTFELNLTGVSDRARAEFVHNGPEEA, translated from the coding sequence ATGGGTACGCACATCGACCGGCGGCCCCACGGGGTCGTGGTCCTGACCGTCGACCATCCCCCGGTGAACGCGCTGCCGGTGCGGGGCTGGCACGAACTCGCCGAGGCCCTCAACGTCACCGGCGCCGAACCGCAGACCCGCGCCGTGGTGCTGCAGGCCGCCGGGCGCGGCTTCAACGCGGGCGTGGACATCAAGGAACTCGCCGCCGATCCCGGGCACACCAAGCTCGTCGAGGTCAACCGGGGCTGCTACGAGGCCTTCAAGGCCGTCTACGAGTGCCCGGTGCCGGTCATCAGCGCGGTGCACGGGTTCTGCCTGGGCGGCGGGATCGGCCTGGTGGGCAACTCCGACATCATCCTCGCCAGCGAGGACGCCACCTTCGGCCTGCCCGAGGTGGACCGCGGCGCGCTCGGCGCGGCCACGCACCTGTCCCGGCTGGTGCCGCAGCACACGATGCGCGCCATGTTCTACACCGGACGCTCGGTGACCGCGCAGCAGCTGCTGCACTTCGGCTCGGTGTGGCAGGTGGTGCCCCGCGCGGAACTGGCGGACGCGGCGGTCGCGCTGGCCGAGGAGATCGCCGCCAAGGACCCGCTGGTGGTGCGCAGGGCCAAGGAGTCGCTCAACGGCATCGACCCGGTCGACGTCAACCGCAGCTACCGGTTCGAGCAGGGTTTCACCTTCGAGCTCAACCTCACCGGCGTCAGCGACCGGGCTCGCGCCGAGTTCGTCCACAACGGACCGGAGGAGGCGTAG
- a CDS encoding CoA transferase subunit A — MQDKVLTADEVVAELSDGMTIGIGGWGSRRKPMALVRAILRSPLRDLTLVSYGGPDVGLLCAAGKVRKLVHGFVSLDSIPLDPHFRAVRQRGELEVAEFDEGMVLAGLRAAASRLPFLPTRAGLGSDVMALNPDLRTVTSPYADGEELVAMPALRLDVALVHLNRADRHGNAQYLGPDPYLDDLMCAAATRSFVSCEQIVPTEQLLENSPPQTLLLNRTHTDGVVETPRGAHFTSCAPDYGRDEAFQRHYAASAGPDEWEAFRARFLDGDEQSYQEAVADFHARQAETV; from the coding sequence GTGCAGGACAAGGTGCTCACCGCCGACGAGGTGGTCGCGGAGCTGTCCGATGGCATGACCATCGGCATCGGCGGCTGGGGCTCGCGGCGCAAGCCGATGGCGCTGGTCCGCGCGATCCTGCGTTCTCCCCTGCGGGACCTGACGCTGGTGTCCTACGGTGGCCCGGACGTCGGGCTGCTCTGCGCCGCGGGCAAGGTCCGCAAGCTCGTGCACGGGTTCGTCTCGCTGGACTCCATCCCGCTCGACCCGCACTTCCGCGCCGTCCGGCAGCGCGGCGAGCTGGAGGTGGCCGAGTTCGACGAGGGCATGGTGCTCGCCGGGCTGCGCGCCGCGGCCTCGCGACTGCCGTTCCTGCCGACCCGCGCCGGGCTCGGCTCCGACGTCATGGCGCTCAACCCCGACCTGCGCACGGTCACCTCGCCCTACGCCGACGGCGAGGAACTGGTGGCGATGCCCGCGCTGCGGCTGGACGTCGCGCTGGTGCACCTCAACCGCGCCGACCGCCACGGCAACGCCCAGTACCTCGGCCCGGACCCGTACTTGGACGACCTGATGTGCGCGGCGGCGACGCGCAGCTTCGTCAGCTGCGAGCAGATCGTGCCGACCGAGCAGCTGCTGGAGAACAGTCCGCCGCAGACCCTGCTGCTCAACCGCACGCACACCGACGGCGTGGTCGAGACCCCGCGCGGCGCGCACTTCACCAGCTGCGCTCCGGACTACGGCCGCGACGAGGCGTTCCAGCGGCACTACGCGGCCAGCGCCGGGCCGGACGAGTGGGAGGCGTTCCGCGCCCGGTTCCTCGACGGCGACGAGCAGAGCTACCAGGAGGCCGTCGCCGACTTCCACGCCCGGCAGGCCGAGACGGTGTGA
- a CDS encoding CoA-transferase subunit beta codes for MITRAEVCAVACADTWRDAGAVLASPFGTIPSIGARLARLTTAPDLLLTDGEAMLLAGTPALGEESSSPVEGWMPFGRVLDMLTGGRRRVMMGASQVDRYGNQNISRIGPWDRPVVQLIGVRGAPGNSVNHTTNYWVPKHSTRVFVESVDLVSGVGHDRARQVGARFHDVRVVVTDLAVLDFTGPGGSMRLRSVHPGVAVSDVQERTGFELAVDEVTETRLPTDEELELIRTTIDPRNLRDREVPA; via the coding sequence ATGATCACCAGAGCTGAAGTGTGCGCCGTCGCCTGCGCCGACACCTGGCGGGACGCCGGGGCGGTGCTGGCCTCGCCGTTCGGGACCATCCCGTCGATCGGCGCGCGGCTGGCGCGGCTGACCACCGCACCGGACCTGCTGCTCACCGACGGTGAGGCGATGCTGCTGGCCGGAACGCCCGCGCTGGGCGAGGAGTCCAGCAGCCCGGTGGAGGGCTGGATGCCCTTCGGCCGGGTCCTCGACATGCTCACCGGCGGGCGCCGGCGGGTCATGATGGGCGCCTCGCAGGTGGACCGCTACGGCAACCAGAACATCAGCCGCATCGGCCCGTGGGACCGCCCGGTGGTGCAGCTGATCGGGGTGCGCGGCGCGCCGGGCAACTCGGTCAACCACACCACGAACTACTGGGTCCCCAAGCACAGCACGCGGGTGTTCGTGGAGTCGGTCGACCTGGTCTCCGGGGTCGGGCACGACCGGGCGCGGCAGGTCGGCGCGCGCTTCCACGACGTGCGGGTGGTGGTGACCGACCTGGCGGTGCTGGACTTCACCGGGCCGGGCGGCAGCATGCGGCTGCGGTCGGTGCACCCCGGGGTCGCGGTGTCCGACGTGCAGGAGCGGACCGGGTTCGAGCTGGCGGTGGACGAGGTGACCGAGACCCGGCTGCCCACCGACGAGGAGCTGGAGCTGATCCGCACCACCATCGACCCGCGCAACCTGCGCGACCGGGAGGTGCCGGCGTGA